The Fortiea contorta PCC 7126 genome has a segment encoding these proteins:
- a CDS encoding HlyD family efflux transporter periplasmic adaptor subunit, whose translation MVQNSKIGYKLFPKSLLRPSIGIGIITFLLVGGISLQIIKRFPDAVNQQPQISTKKLPTIKTVTALGRLEPKGKVIKLSATMSTENNRVEQLLVKEGEQIKKGQVIAILDNRDRLKAAFQEAQAQVKVAQTNLAKIQAGAKKSQITAQIAVIARLKAESQSDIAAQIAAIAKLQAQVQNATTENKRYQQLYQAGAISASQQDNQRLILETALHSLQEAKAKLQRLHSASQQQLTEATANLEQITEIRPVDVAQAQAEIERTQAALNLAKTNLQQAEVRSPQDGQILEIHTRPGEIIASDGIVSIGQTSQMQVIAEVYESDISKVHPGQKVRILNDFLPNPLQGTVNQLGLQVRRQNVINTDPSSNIDSRVIEVQVQLDTASSQQTAKLTNMQVKVVIQL comes from the coding sequence ATGGTGCAAAACTCAAAAATAGGGTACAAATTGTTCCCTAAATCTCTTCTGCGTCCGTCCATTGGTATAGGAATAATTACATTTTTATTAGTTGGTGGCATCAGCTTGCAAATAATTAAACGGTTTCCGGATGCAGTTAATCAACAGCCACAAATATCAACAAAAAAATTACCAACAATTAAAACAGTTACAGCTTTAGGAAGACTAGAACCAAAGGGGAAAGTAATTAAACTTTCTGCCACAATGTCTACAGAAAATAATCGAGTAGAGCAACTGTTAGTTAAAGAAGGAGAGCAAATAAAAAAAGGGCAAGTAATCGCTATTTTAGACAATCGCGATCGCCTGAAAGCAGCTTTTCAAGAAGCCCAAGCACAGGTGAAAGTCGCCCAAACAAATTTAGCGAAGATCCAAGCCGGCGCCAAAAAAAGTCAAATTACAGCCCAAATAGCGGTCATAGCACGCCTGAAAGCAGAAAGCCAAAGTGATATCGCCGCTCAAATAGCCGCAATAGCCAAATTACAAGCCCAAGTCCAGAACGCCACCACAGAAAACAAACGCTATCAGCAACTGTATCAAGCCGGAGCAATTTCCGCTTCCCAACAAGACAACCAACGCCTCATCCTAGAAACCGCCCTCCACAGTCTCCAAGAAGCCAAAGCCAAATTGCAGCGCCTACACTCAGCCAGCCAACAACAACTCACAGAAGCCACAGCCAACCTAGAACAAATCACCGAAATTCGCCCAGTCGATGTCGCCCAAGCCCAAGCCGAAATCGAGCGCACACAAGCAGCATTGAATCTCGCAAAAACAAATTTACAACAAGCCGAAGTGCGATCGCCCCAAGACGGACAAATATTAGAAATTCACACCCGTCCTGGAGAAATCATCGCCAGCGACGGTATCGTCAGCATCGGTCAAACCAGCCAAATGCAAGTCATCGCCGAAGTTTACGAAAGCGATATCAGCAAAGTACATCCAGGACAAAAAGTCCGCATCCTCAACGACTTCTTACCAAACCCATTACAAGGAACAGTCAATCAACTAGGCTTACAAGTGCGGCGGCAAAATGTCATCAACACCGACCCCTCCAGTAATATTGACAGCCGAGTCATAGAAGTGCAAGTGCAGCTAGATACCGCTTCTAGTCAGCAAACCGCCAAATTAACCAACATGCAAGTCAAAGTGGTAATTCAACTGTGA
- a CDS encoding response regulator has translation MVLMGWQDYRVYGHLQVESKLGILVVDDHQLILTGTIDVLSRTYPEACIVAARTVKETLGQVQRHQFDLIVFDLSIPTELGDKAETDKGIKLLQTLLKEYPHQNFMVQTSNLKALIRIKHEIDNHQGGFAIADKTLAENEMLMRVSLALNGATHTKDIKTGIELKPEWLDVLRLAFEESLTDWAIAEKMYKSERAVRNYWTKIQDVLGVYPEDCKQGGQNMRIRTENRAREEGLID, from the coding sequence ATGGTATTGATGGGTTGGCAAGATTATAGAGTTTATGGACATTTACAAGTGGAAAGCAAGCTGGGTATCCTGGTTGTGGATGACCATCAATTAATTTTGACTGGTACTATCGATGTCTTAAGTAGAACTTATCCAGAAGCTTGTATTGTTGCGGCGCGAACGGTGAAGGAGACACTGGGACAAGTCCAACGTCACCAGTTTGATTTGATTGTATTTGATTTATCGATTCCTACTGAGCTTGGGGATAAAGCGGAAACTGATAAGGGAATTAAGCTGTTGCAAACTTTGCTCAAGGAATATCCCCATCAGAATTTTATGGTGCAAACTAGCAATTTAAAGGCGTTAATTCGGATTAAGCACGAGATTGATAATCACCAAGGTGGGTTTGCGATCGCAGACAAAACTTTAGCGGAAAATGAAATGTTGATGCGGGTGAGTTTGGCGCTGAATGGTGCGACTCATACTAAGGATATCAAAACGGGGATTGAACTCAAACCCGAATGGTTGGATGTGTTGCGGTTAGCTTTTGAGGAGAGTTTGACAGATTGGGCGATCGCCGAAAAAATGTATAAGTCAGAACGAGCAGTGCGTAATTATTGGACGAAGATTCAAGATGTTTTGGGTGTGTATCCTGAAGACTGTAAACAAGGTGGTCAAAACATGCGGATTCGCACTGAAAATCGCGCCCGTGAAGAAGGTTTAATTGATTAA
- a CDS encoding CHASE2 domain-containing protein has translation MSRRIWNRIRKELRLWSVAAPPGIMILLLVVFIRLVGGMQSWEWMLLDTMLRLRPIESVDERVVIVGIDEEDIALAKQYPVPDQKIAELLTKLETYQPLAIGLDIFKNVPVEPGGAQLAQVLQNNSHIIGIEKLFRPEPVPPPQSLPKERVGFVDIINDEDSKNRRYLLFTSNPQNINEDKYSLALRLVMQYLQAKKIELETGTNDGNTIMIRGREFPRINSTFGAYTGINDKGLSILINFRNTAQAFRVVKMRDVMNNNVDPKLLRDRIILLGNRIMSASDIFYTSALPNLKLSGQIYGIDYHAHVVSQILSHVEDNRPMLHSWSNIAEDIWIFVWGFLPIVIGRLTQSVWQNLLGVGVAGVCLFGCGYLLLWVWGVWIPVAPSLLVLAANGVGLSAFAFYQHDKFLRSQIQERQNTIKYAFDVIHNGPLQTLAYGLKHMRAQDIAYEQLLKQFEKLDLEIREVGDFLRRDALSTEESLRIGSGLILELNRPLHDLLYEVYSSTLERKDFENFKTIRVKTRNFEPIHDKYLSKEDKRGICLFLEEALCNVGKHAHGAKRVEASGIYGANIYKLCVKDNGLGITSNVENKGTKHSKSLAKQLKGEFRREALVPRGTICELSWKPKQELWF, from the coding sequence ATGAGCAGGAGAATCTGGAATCGCATTCGCAAAGAACTTCGGTTGTGGTCGGTGGCTGCGCCTCCGGGAATAATGATACTTTTGTTGGTGGTGTTCATCCGTTTAGTTGGGGGAATGCAATCTTGGGAATGGATGCTGCTAGATACAATGTTGCGTCTGCGCCCAATAGAATCAGTTGATGAACGTGTGGTAATTGTGGGGATTGATGAAGAAGATATTGCATTGGCGAAGCAATATCCGGTCCCAGATCAAAAGATTGCTGAATTGCTCACCAAATTGGAAACTTATCAACCGTTGGCTATTGGCTTGGATATTTTTAAAAATGTGCCTGTAGAACCGGGTGGTGCACAACTAGCTCAGGTATTGCAAAACAATTCTCATATTATTGGGATTGAAAAATTGTTCCGACCTGAACCAGTTCCCCCACCTCAAAGTTTACCAAAGGAACGGGTAGGATTTGTTGATATAATTAATGATGAGGATAGTAAAAATCGCCGCTATTTATTGTTTACGTCAAATCCTCAAAATATTAATGAAGATAAATATTCTTTGGCTTTGCGGTTAGTGATGCAGTATCTGCAAGCTAAAAAAATTGAATTAGAAACAGGAACAAACGACGGCAATACTATTATGATTCGAGGGAGAGAATTCCCCAGAATTAATAGTACTTTCGGCGCATATACGGGAATTAATGATAAGGGATTGTCAATTTTAATTAACTTTCGCAACACCGCTCAAGCTTTTCGAGTTGTGAAAATGCGGGACGTGATGAATAACAATGTTGACCCAAAATTATTACGCGATCGCATTATTTTACTTGGCAATCGCATTATGAGTGCAAGTGATATTTTTTATACATCTGCGTTGCCAAATTTAAAATTAAGTGGACAAATTTATGGTATCGATTATCACGCCCATGTGGTCAGTCAAATTCTCAGTCATGTGGAAGATAATCGCCCAATGCTGCACAGTTGGTCAAATATCGCTGAGGATATATGGATATTTGTATGGGGTTTTCTCCCGATTGTGATTGGAAGACTGACTCAATCTGTCTGGCAAAATTTACTGGGTGTCGGTGTAGCAGGAGTGTGTCTGTTTGGCTGCGGGTATCTGCTGTTGTGGGTGTGGGGTGTATGGATTCCCGTCGCACCGAGTTTGTTGGTGTTAGCAGCGAATGGGGTGGGTTTGAGTGCTTTTGCATTTTACCAACATGATAAATTTCTGCGATCGCAAATTCAAGAACGACAAAACACCATTAAATACGCTTTTGATGTTATTCATAATGGCCCTTTGCAAACCCTCGCTTATGGTTTAAAACATATGCGTGCTCAAGATATAGCTTATGAGCAATTGTTGAAACAATTTGAAAAGCTGGATCTAGAAATTAGAGAAGTTGGTGATTTTCTCAGACGAGACGCATTAAGCACAGAAGAAAGTTTACGTATAGGCAGTGGATTAATTCTAGAATTAAACCGACCACTACACGATTTATTATATGAAGTATATTCTAGTACTTTAGAACGTAAGGATTTTGAAAATTTTAAAACTATTCGTGTCAAAACTCGCAATTTTGAACCGATTCATGATAAATACTTAAGTAAGGAAGACAAACGCGGCATTTGTCTATTTTTAGAAGAAGCTTTGTGTAATGTTGGCAAACATGCCCACGGTGCTAAACGTGTCGAGGCGTCTGGAATTTATGGTGCAAATATATATAAGTTGTGTGTCAAAGATAATGGTTTGGGAATTACTTCCAATGTAGAAAATAAAGGCACAAAGCATTCTAAAAGCCTAGCTAAACAATTAAAAGGAGAGTTTCGCCGCGAAGCGCTTGTTCCTCGGGGAACTATATGTGAACTAAGTTGGAAACCTAAGCAAGAATTGTGGTTTTGA
- a CDS encoding DUF928 domain-containing protein, whose product MTAFPVLAEFKPRDRTPATPHTRAGGSRRCSSQATQLAPQTFVSKTASTRPTLAWHMSSPQNVRFRIFEFYSDKDLKIIGDVKEISATAGINKLKLPLDYPELKVGKTYLWQIALDCETDIEVNRAEFIVIDPGAHAKQQFSSIPESVNYYAENGLWYEALEEALKSSNPGKLGQNGANLVKDLAQLELLIGNDADQRNIQKRIKRLQTIGSDR is encoded by the coding sequence ATGACTGCATTTCCTGTATTAGCTGAGTTTAAACCACGCGATCGCACTCCCGCAACTCCACACACTCGCGCAGGTGGTTCTCGTCGGTGTTCCAGCCAAGCTACCCAGCTAGCACCACAGACATTTGTCAGTAAAACTGCTTCTACACGTCCCACATTAGCTTGGCACATGTCGAGTCCCCAAAATGTGCGATTCCGAATCTTTGAATTTTATTCAGACAAAGATCTCAAAATCATTGGTGATGTTAAAGAAATATCCGCAACAGCGGGGATTAACAAACTAAAACTTCCTCTAGATTATCCAGAATTGAAAGTAGGTAAAACCTATTTATGGCAAATCGCCCTTGATTGTGAAACCGACATAGAAGTTAACCGCGCAGAATTTATTGTCATCGATCCGGGAGCACATGCTAAACAACAGTTTTCTAGCATCCCTGAAAGCGTTAATTATTACGCTGAAAATGGATTGTGGTATGAAGCATTGGAAGAAGCATTGAAATCCAGCAATCCTGGAAAACTGGGTCAAAATGGAGCAAATTTAGTCAAAGATTTAGCACAATTAGAACTGCTGATTGGTAACGACGCTGATCAAAGAAATATTCAAAAACGCATCAAACGTCTTCAGACAATTGGGAGCGATCGCTAA
- a CDS encoding cytochrome P450, with product MVSLSKTQPSHNYPPSPKGHPFLGLLPEYSRDPLGFTTKCAKEYGDVVFWKLPLSPAYQLNHPDYIEEVLVTKNSQFIKHQSLQILGRMLGNGLVTSEGSFWQHQRRLMQPAFHRERIFSYGEVMVDYTKRLLPTWSRGEIRDIHEDMMGLTLEIVAKTLFGADVATEVENIGKAMQVSIEYFESRNTNFLLYLLPDWVPAPHNLRFQKAMQQMDQLIYGIIQQRKQSNEDAGDLLSMLLQVRDENGVGMSDRQLRDEVMTLFLAGHETTALTLSWTWYLLSQHPEVEHKLQAELETVLGGRTPAIADLPQLTYTEKVIMEVMRLYPPVWAMARKVLHECEIAGYPLKAGDGVFMSQWVMHRDPRYFDEPEVFNPDRWSEDLAKKLPTFAYFPFGGGSRICIGKSFANMEAVLLLATIAQQFRLTLIPDQQIVPWPAFTLRPKYGIKMMVN from the coding sequence ATGGTTTCATTATCCAAAACTCAACCTTCTCATAATTATCCTCCCAGCCCCAAGGGACACCCATTCCTGGGACTGCTTCCAGAATACAGCCGCGACCCGTTAGGTTTCACAACCAAGTGTGCCAAAGAATACGGCGATGTCGTCTTTTGGAAACTCCCCCTCTCTCCAGCATATCAACTCAACCACCCAGACTACATTGAAGAAGTGCTAGTGACTAAAAACAGTCAATTTATCAAACATCAAAGTTTACAAATTCTGGGGAGAATGTTAGGTAACGGGTTAGTAACAAGTGAAGGGAGTTTTTGGCAACATCAACGACGATTAATGCAACCAGCATTTCATCGAGAGCGGATTTTTTCCTATGGAGAAGTGATGGTGGATTATACCAAACGCCTACTTCCTACCTGGAGTCGTGGTGAAATTCGGGATATTCACGAAGACATGATGGGACTGACCTTAGAAATTGTCGCTAAAACCTTATTTGGAGCCGACGTAGCCACAGAAGTAGAAAATATCGGTAAAGCGATGCAAGTCAGCATAGAATATTTTGAGTCCAGAAACACTAACTTCTTGTTATATTTATTACCAGATTGGGTACCCGCTCCCCATAACCTGCGGTTTCAAAAAGCAATGCAACAAATGGATCAGCTCATTTATGGCATTATCCAACAGCGAAAACAAAGCAATGAAGACGCAGGCGATTTGCTCTCAATGCTACTGCAAGTTAGAGATGAAAACGGCGTAGGGATGAGTGACCGACAACTGCGGGATGAAGTAATGACGCTGTTTCTCGCGGGACATGAAACCACCGCTCTGACACTATCTTGGACTTGGTACTTGCTATCACAACATCCAGAAGTAGAACATAAACTGCAAGCAGAATTAGAAACAGTGTTAGGTGGACGGACACCAGCGATCGCAGACTTACCCCAATTAACTTACACTGAGAAAGTGATCATGGAAGTGATGCGATTATACCCACCCGTTTGGGCAATGGCTCGTAAAGTTTTGCATGAATGCGAAATAGCTGGCTATCCCTTAAAAGCTGGAGATGGTGTGTTTATGAGTCAGTGGGTGATGCACCGCGACCCTCGTTATTTTGATGAACCTGAAGTATTTAACCCCGATCGCTGGAGTGAAGATTTAGCGAAAAAGTTACCAACGTTTGCGTATTTTCCCTTCGGTGGAGGTTCGAGAATTTGCATTGGTAAATCCTTCGCCAACATGGAAGCCGTCTTATTGTTAGCAACCATTGCCCAACAATTTCGATTGACATTGATACCAGACCAACAAATCGTACCCTGGCCCGCTTTTACCTTGCGTCCCAAATATGGAATAAAAATGATGGTCAATTGA
- a CDS encoding DUF4336 domain-containing protein produces the protein MNSQNINPKDWSWPFWPVVPLYPYGKRRTLSFEVVKDTIWIFEQLQGILHTIVPIRMTIIKLEAGGLLIYAPVAPTPECVRLINELVSEHGAVKYIILPTSSGLEHKVFVGPFARRFPQAEVFVAPHQWSFPFNLPLSWLGFPQKRTQVLPTDDRQAPFAHEFDYAILDINLGKGSFVEVAFFHKRSRTLLVTDSVLSIPEAPPAIAQLDPYPLLFHARDNALQAIADTPANRRQGWQKIALFAVYFRPSAVELTRLGQMFRDALQAPERSPRAYFGLFPFRWQANWQRSFDHLRGNGRPFVAPILQTLIFPQAPQQVLDWADKVANWDFQQIISCHFDSPFFALPQQFRNAFAFLENNSNYQSLPEADHKFIKELEANLVKRGIATPAFVIRNS, from the coding sequence ATGAACTCACAAAACATAAATCCAAAAGACTGGTCATGGCCATTTTGGCCCGTTGTACCACTTTACCCCTATGGCAAACGGCGGACACTCAGCTTTGAAGTAGTTAAAGACACGATTTGGATATTTGAGCAACTCCAAGGCATTCTGCATACTATAGTGCCGATTCGCATGACGATTATTAAACTCGAAGCAGGTGGGCTTTTAATTTATGCACCTGTAGCACCGACACCCGAATGTGTGCGCCTAATTAACGAGCTAGTCTCTGAGCATGGAGCAGTCAAGTATATTATCTTACCAACCAGTTCTGGACTAGAACACAAAGTTTTTGTCGGCCCCTTTGCGAGACGCTTTCCCCAAGCAGAAGTATTTGTCGCTCCCCATCAATGGAGTTTCCCGTTTAACTTACCTCTAAGTTGGTTGGGGTTCCCGCAAAAACGCACCCAGGTACTCCCAACAGACGATCGCCAAGCGCCTTTCGCTCACGAGTTTGACTATGCCATACTCGACATTAACCTCGGTAAAGGATCATTCGTAGAAGTCGCATTTTTTCATAAACGATCGCGCACTCTCCTTGTCACTGACTCTGTGCTCTCCATCCCCGAAGCACCACCGGCGATCGCCCAATTAGACCCATACCCCTTATTATTCCACGCCAGGGACAATGCTCTCCAAGCGATCGCCGACACTCCCGCCAATCGTCGCCAAGGATGGCAAAAAATAGCATTATTTGCTGTTTATTTTCGTCCTAGTGCTGTAGAGTTAACTCGACTAGGGCAGATGTTTCGTGATGCACTCCAAGCGCCAGAGCGATCGCCTAGAGCATATTTTGGTTTATTTCCCTTTCGTTGGCAAGCAAACTGGCAGCGATCGTTCGATCACCTAAGAGGAAATGGGCGTCCTTTTGTCGCACCAATTTTACAAACTCTGATTTTTCCCCAAGCACCGCAACAAGTACTCGACTGGGCTGACAAAGTAGCAAATTGGGATTTTCAGCAAATTATTTCTTGTCACTTTGATTCTCCTTTCTTTGCTCTCCCCCAGCAATTCCGGAATGCATTCGCTTTCCTAGAAAATAACAGCAATTACCAATCTCTACCAGAAGCAGACCATAAATTTATCAAAGAACTAGAAGCAAATCTAGTTAAACGCGGTATCGCTACACCAGCTTTTGTAATTCGTAATTCATAA
- a CDS encoding 1-aminocyclopropane-1-carboxylate deaminase/D-cysteine desulfhydrase translates to MKYESKIQTIKSIIAQNVGVELSVLRLDCMHPWVNGNKWFKLKYNLMEARDKNFTTVLTFGGAYSNHIYATAAAGNLLGFHTIGVIRGEETLPLNPTLSFATQQGMQLFYIDRETYRHRNAIALQKDLQQRFGEVFFIPEGGSNLNGVRGCTEILPKHSAFDTICLACGTGTTLAGIALSLHPKQRVIGFPVLKNGDFLALEIEQLLTNYLASGLPVPSNFSPSWKLICDYHFGGYAKVNNQLLTFSQQFTQDHGVPLDYVYTAKMFYGVMDLLQQEFFSIGDRLLLIHTGGLQGNQGLETHKSCSHNHS, encoded by the coding sequence ATGAAATATGAAAGTAAGATACAAACAATTAAAAGTATTATTGCTCAAAATGTCGGTGTAGAATTGTCAGTGCTACGCCTTGATTGTATGCATCCGTGGGTTAACGGTAATAAGTGGTTTAAGTTGAAATATAACCTCATGGAAGCTAGAGACAAAAATTTTACAACTGTGCTTACCTTTGGCGGTGCTTATTCTAACCACATATATGCAACTGCGGCCGCTGGAAATCTTTTGGGTTTCCACACTATCGGCGTTATTCGTGGGGAAGAAACACTACCTCTGAATCCTACCCTGAGTTTCGCCACCCAACAAGGTATGCAGCTATTTTACATTGACCGCGAAACTTACCGTCACAGAAATGCGATCGCTCTGCAAAAAGACTTACAGCAACGTTTTGGTGAGGTGTTTTTCATCCCCGAAGGTGGTAGCAACCTCAATGGTGTCCGTGGCTGCACAGAGATACTTCCGAAACACTCTGCATTTGATACTATATGTTTAGCTTGCGGTACTGGTACTACCTTGGCAGGAATTGCCCTTTCCTTGCATCCAAAACAGCGAGTAATTGGTTTTCCTGTACTCAAAAACGGAGATTTTCTCGCCTTAGAAATTGAGCAGTTATTGACAAATTACCTCGCTTCTGGTTTACCTGTACCGTCTAATTTTTCCCCATCCTGGAAACTGATCTGCGATTATCATTTCGGTGGTTACGCTAAAGTCAACAATCAACTATTAACCTTCAGCCAGCAATTCACTCAAGACCACGGCGTACCCCTTGATTATGTCTACACCGCCAAAATGTTTTATGGAGTTATGGACTTGCTGCAGCAGGAATTTTTTTCTATAGGCGATCGCTTATTATTAATACACACTGGTGGCTTGCAGGGAAATCAAGGATTAGAGACTCATAAAAGTTGCTCTCACAACCATTCCTAA
- a CDS encoding pyridoxamine 5'-phosphate oxidase family protein, whose amino-acid sequence MAKIFDYITEELQKFIAAQNLFFVASAPLSPTGHVNLSPKGLGGFRVLSPHRVGYLDLTGSGNETSAHLLENGRITFMFCAFQEPAGILRLYGRGYVIIPSSPDWEALYPLFPEIPGARQIIIADIDRVQTSCGFGVPLYEYQGQRETLVKWAHGKGKKGLKKYHEQKNMVSIDGLVTPLNREEER is encoded by the coding sequence ATGGCTAAAATTTTTGATTATATCACTGAAGAATTACAAAAATTTATTGCTGCTCAAAATCTTTTTTTTGTGGCTTCTGCTCCCCTGAGTCCAACAGGTCATGTTAATCTTTCTCCTAAAGGACTAGGCGGTTTTCGTGTCCTGTCCCCCCATCGTGTGGGTTATTTGGATCTGACAGGTAGTGGGAACGAAACTTCAGCCCATCTATTAGAAAACGGGCGAATTACTTTTATGTTTTGCGCTTTTCAAGAACCTGCAGGTATTTTGCGACTCTATGGTCGAGGATATGTGATTATACCCAGTTCACCCGATTGGGAGGCTCTGTATCCCTTGTTTCCGGAAATTCCGGGAGCGCGCCAAATTATCATAGCTGATATTGATCGCGTGCAAACTTCTTGTGGTTTTGGTGTACCACTATATGAATATCAAGGTCAACGAGAAACTTTAGTGAAATGGGCGCATGGAAAAGGAAAAAAAGGATTGAAAAAATATCATGAGCAAAAAAACATGGTCAGTATTGATGGTTTAGTTACACCGTTGAATCGGGAAGAGGAAAGATAG
- a CDS encoding pentapeptide repeat-containing protein — translation MNSQILAITVFLTTISLSTSVQAANSEHVRRLLATKECQNCDLTGAGLVLADLSGANLSGANLAGANLSRANLSAADLRGANLSGAGLFGVNLSSAKLSGANLAGADLRNSYLMNAELNGVNLNSTSLQGAIGIPSQIATPEEFYAWGVAEAQKGNQQQAIDYFRQAIAMKPDYAGAYLARGVARYQILDRQGAFQDAQMAEKMFISQNNNSGILTAQAFLKELQTPQDGKVSTGKPSFFDFVGSLGSVLLQFFPF, via the coding sequence ATGAACAGTCAAATTTTAGCCATAACCGTATTTTTAACCACAATTAGCCTGAGTACAAGCGTACAAGCCGCTAATTCTGAACATGTGAGACGTTTATTAGCCACCAAAGAATGTCAAAATTGTGATTTGACAGGCGCAGGTTTAGTATTAGCCGATTTATCAGGAGCCAATTTAAGCGGAGCCAATCTCGCAGGTGCAAACTTAAGCCGTGCAAACTTAAGCGCCGCAGACTTAAGAGGAGCAAATTTAAGCGGTGCTGGGTTATTTGGCGTCAATTTGAGTAGTGCTAAACTCAGTGGTGCAAATTTAGCTGGTGCAGATTTGCGAAATAGTTATTTGATGAATGCAGAATTAAATGGGGTAAATCTTAATAGTACAAGCCTGCAAGGTGCAATTGGTATTCCGTCACAAATCGCCACACCTGAAGAATTTTACGCTTGGGGTGTAGCCGAAGCCCAAAAAGGAAATCAACAACAAGCCATCGATTATTTTCGTCAAGCGATCGCTATGAAACCCGACTACGCAGGTGCTTATCTAGCTCGTGGTGTCGCTCGCTACCAAATATTAGATAGACAAGGTGCTTTTCAAGACGCCCAGATGGCAGAAAAAATGTTTATATCCCAAAATAATAATTCAGGAATATTAACAGCCCAAGCTTTTCTCAAAGAACTGCAAACACCCCAAGACGGTAAAGTTAGTACCGGAAAACCCAGCTTTTTTGACTTCGTTGGTAGTCTTGGTTCAGTGTTACTGCAATTTTTCCCCTTTTGA